In Onychostoma macrolepis isolate SWU-2019 chromosome 04, ASM1243209v1, whole genome shotgun sequence, one DNA window encodes the following:
- the LOC131539436 gene encoding gastrula zinc finger protein XlCGF8.2DB-like isoform X1, protein MEDKNNYKKHRSKKTYSKKRAQKTRYRSNFTCQECGKSFTTKGNLDSHMRIHTGEKPYNCQECGKSFTTKGNLDIHMRIHTGEKPYTCQECGKSFTTKGNLDIHMRIHTGEKPYNCQQCGRSFTTKGNLDAHMRIHTGEKPYTCKQCRKNFTKKGNLDAHMRIHTGEKPYTCKQCGKNFTKKGNLDAHMRIHTGEKPYTCKQCGKNFTKKGNLDAHMRIHTGEKPYTCKQCGKSFTKKGNLDAHMRIHTRKKR, encoded by the coding sequence ATGgaagacaaaaataattataagaaaCATCGCTCTAAAAAGACTTATTCAAAAAAAAGAGCTCAGAAGACAAGATATAGAAGTAATTTCACCTGCCAggaatgtggaaagagtttcactaCAAAAGGAAACCTTGACTCCCATATGAGAATTCATACTGGAGAAAAGCCTTACAACTGCCAagaatgtggaaagagtttcactaCAAAAGGAAACCTTGACATCCATATGAGAATTCATACTGGAGAAAAGCCTTACACCTGCCAagaatgtggaaagagtttcactaCAAAAGGAAACCTTGACATCCATATGAGAATTCATACTGGAGAAAAGCCTTACAACTGCCAACAATGTGGAAGGAGTTTTACTACAAAAGGAAACCTTGACGCCCATATgcgaattcacactggagaaaagccttaCACCTGCAAACAGTGTAGAAAGAATTTCACCAAAAAAGGAAACCTTGACGCTCatatgagaattcacactggagaaaagccttaCACCTGCAAACAGTGTGGAAAGAATTTCACCAAAAAAGGAAACCTTGACGCTCatatgagaattcacactggagaaaaaccttataCCTGCAAACAGTGTGGAAAGAATTTCACCAAAAAAGGAAACCTTGATGCTCatatgagaattcacactggagaaaagccttaTACCTGcaaacagtgtggaaagagtttcactaAAAAAGGAAACCTTGACGCTCATATGAGAATTCACACAAGAAAGAAGCGTTAA